Below is a genomic region from Microbacterium galbinum.
GCTCTCGCGGCCGAGCTGCGCGAGAGCGGGCGGGTGCGCGGCATCCGCATCGCCGTCTCCGACGTGCTCGAGCCGAAGACCGCGACCGTCGCACTGCTGCTCGCCGAGGCCGGTGCCGACGTCGCCGTCTCGTGTGTCGGGCGCGACACCGACGACGCGGTGGCCGCAGCGCTCGTGCACGCCGGCATCCCGACCTACGCGCACCGCGGGGCGACCGACGCCGAGGACCGCGACAACGTCCTCGCCCTGCTCGGCCACCACCCCGAGGTGATCGTCGACGACGGCGCCGCGACCATCCGTCTCGCGCACACCGAGCGCCCCGGCATCCTGGGGTCGATGGCCGGCGCGACGGAGCAGACCACCAGCGGTGTGCGCCCGCTGCGCACGATGGAGCGCGAGGGAGCCCTGCGCATCCCGATCGTCGCCGCGAACGACGCCCGCACCAAGTCGCTGTTCGACAACGCGCACGGCACCGGCCAGTCGGTGGTGCTGGCGGTCGCCGATCTGCTCGACCGGTCGTGGGCCGGCAGCGACGTGGTCGTCGTCGGGTTCGGACGCGTCGGCAGCGGCGTCGCCCGCCACGCCGCCGCCCTCGGCGCGCGCGTCACCGTCTCCGAGGTCGATCCGGTGGCCGCTCTGCAGGCGGCGTTCGCCGGGTACGCCGTCGAGCCGTTGGCGGATGCCGCGGCGCACGCCGATGTTCTCATCTCGACGACCGGCATCGCGCACACCGTCGCGGTCGAGCACCTCGACCGGCTGCCCGAGGGCGCCGCGGTCGCGGTCGGCGGCGGGGCGTTCCAGGAGATCTCGCTGCTCGCGGCCCTCGACGCCGGCGCCGTCGAGACGTCGCGGCGCGGAGCGGTGTCGGTGCTGCGGCTCGCGAACGGGCGCAGCATCCGCGTGCTCGACGACGGCCACTGCATCAACGTGAGCGCCGCCGAGGGCAATCCGATCCAGGTCATGGACCTGTCGTTCGGGGTGCAGCTCACGGCCGTCGACTACCTGATCGCGGGGCGCGGCACCCTCACGCCCGCGGTGCACATCCTGCCCCGCAGCGCCGACGATCGCGTGGCGGCGCTGGCGCTCGGCGCCTTCGGCGGCGGACTGGATGCCGTCTCGTCTGCGCAGAGCGACTATCTGACCTCGTGGCGCCCCCGCGACGTCACCCCCTGAACCCGACCCGCACACCCGAGAGACGACCATGAGCGACATCACCCTCCACCGCGCGCGCACCGTGCTGCCCGTCGCCGCGCCCCCGATCGCCGATGGCGCGGTCGCCGTGCGCGACGGACGCATCGTCGCGGTCGGCGCGCACGACGCCCTCACCGCCGAGCTCGGCGACGCGATCGGCGAGCGCCGCGAATGGGACGGCGCCCTCACGCCCGGACTCGTCAACGCCCACACGCACCTGCAGTACACCGACATGGCAGCGGTGGGCCGGGGGCAGTACCCGAGCTTCGAGACCTGGGCGCTCGCGTTCGAGAAGGGCTACCGCGTCGAGCACGACTGGGCGGCGTCGGCCGCCGAGGGCGTGCGCCTGTCGATCGAGTCGGGCACGACCGCGGTCGCCGAGATCGTCACCGACCCCGAGGCGGGGCGCGCGGTGCACGACGCCGGGCTGCACGGAGTCGTGTTCTGGGAGGTGTTCGGCTGGAAGCGCGCGGCCTGGCAGCACGACGGCCCCGAGCGCGTGCTCGCCCAACTCGACGCGCTCCCCTCCCCTCCCGCGACCGGCCTCTCGCCGCACGCGATCTACTCGCTCGACACCGATGTGTTCCGCGAACTGCAGCGGCTCGCCGAGGCGCACGGCGTGCGTCTGCACATCCACGCCGCCGAGTCGGCATCCGAAGACGAGTTCGCCCGCTTCGGCACCGGACCCCTCGCCGAGCGCTGGCGCGGCCTCGGCCACTCCGACATGCAGCTGCTCTCGGGTAACGGATCGGGCAACGGCGTCGTGCACTACCTCGACACGGTCGGCGTGCTCACGCCGCACTCGCACCTGGCGCACGGCATCTACGTCGACGCCGCCGACCGCGCACTGCTGCGCGAACGCGGGGTGTCGGTCGCGCTGTGTCCGCGCTCGAACGCCGTCATCGGACTGGATGCCCCGCCCATCGCCGCGTACCTCATCGAGGGCAATCCGATCGGAGTGGGCACCGACTCGCTGTCGTCCTCGCCCTCGCTGCGGGTGCTCGACGACGTCGCCGAACTGCACCGGCTCGCCCGCGCCCAGGGGTACTCGGCCGAAGACCTGCATGCTCGGCTGCTGCACGCGGCGACAGCCGGTGGGGCCCGCGCCCTCGGGCTCGCCGACGGGCCCGCACCGGCGGGCACCCTGATCGACGGCGCCCGGGCCGACCTCGCGGTGTTCGCGACGGCATCCGCCGACCCGCGCGATGCGCTCGCCGAGATCGTCGAGAGCGCGCCCGAGGCGCTCGGCACGGTGGTCGACGGACGGATGCTGTGGGAGGCGGGTTCCGTGGGGCGCGGCCCGTCGACGGGCTCAGGGAGCGCGTTCGAGGGAGCCCGCGCATGACCGACCCGAAGCCCCTCTTCTTCGGCCTGTACGAGCAGGCGTGCGTCGGCAACGGGTCCGGGGCCGTGAGCCTGTGGACCCACCCCGACGACCGGCGCCTCGGCGCACTCGACCTGCGCTACTGGATCGACCTCGCCCGTCGCGCCGAAGAGGCCGAGTTCGACCTGTTCTTCTTCGGCGACGTGCTCGGCATGTACGACACGCTCGGCGGCGGCCCCGCGACCGCGCTCGAGTGGGGCGTCGAGCTCCCCGCGCACGACCCGCTCCTGCACATCTCCGCTCTCGCGGCGGTCACCGAGCGCATCGCGTTCGGGGCGACGGTGTCGACGACGTACGAGCATCCGTTCGCCCACGCCCGCCGCTTCAGCACGCTCGACCACCTCACCGCCGGGCGCATCGCCTGGAACATCGTCACCTCGTACCTGCCGGGAGCAGCCGCGAACTTCGGCCTCGACGTGCTCGCGCACGACAGTCGCTACGACCGGGCAGACGAGTTCCTCGAGGTCGTCTACGACCTGTGGGAGCGCAGCTGGGACGACGACGCCTACATCGGCAGTCGCGAGCTGCGGCGCTTCGCCGACCCGTCGAAGGTGCACCGCGTCGACCACGAGGGTGCGCACTTCCGCGTGGCCGGTCCGCACGTCAGCCCGCCGTCGCCGCAGCGCACGCCCTACCTGATCCAGGCCGGCTGGTCGCCGCGCGGGCGTGAGTTCGCCGCCCGGCACGCCGAGCTGATCTTCGTCGGCGACTCCGATCCGCAGGCCATTCGGGAGGGGCTCGCCGGCATCCGCGCCCGCGCCGCCGAGCTGGGCCGCGACCCCGAACAGATCCGCGCCGTCGTCGGGATGAACCCGGTGCTCGCGCCCACGCGGATCGAGGTGCAGCAGAAGCTCGACGGCTATCAGTCGCACTACAACGCCGACGCCCAGCTCGCCGCGTACGCCGGCTGGAGCGGGATCGACTTCGCCGCCTACGCCGACGACGAGCCCATCGTGAAGCAGTCGACGAATCACACGCAGACGAAGGAGACCCGGTCGGATGCTCCGCCCCTCACCGCGGGCGACGTGCGACGCCGCTTCGCCTCGGTGACCGCCTTCGCCGACGACCGGTTCATCGGCACTCCCGACGAGGTCGCCGCGAACATCGAGGAGTTCGTCGAGGAATCGGGGGTCGACGGGTTCCTGCTGCACCAGTACCTGTCGCCGGGGTCGCTCGACGACTTCTCGACGCTGCTCGCGCCCCGACTGCGCGAGCGGGGGCTGTTCGGCAGACGCCCGTCGGAAGGAACGCTGCGCTCGCGCCTGCGCACCGACGGCGCGGACCGGCTCGGCGCCGACCACCCCGCGGGGGCTCGGCGGCGCTGAGGGGGTTTTGCGGGGTGGGGCCCTTCGACAAGCTCAGGGACCCAGTCTCCGGAACTGGGTCGCTGAGCCTGTCGAAGCGTCCCGAAACCGTCCCTGCGTAACGCGCAGATTTCACGGGAATGACGATCTGCGTCACATCATTTCGCCGTGTTTCCGAACCCGTGACCGCATGCCCCCACGTCCGAGAGACTCATGCCACGGGCATCCGCCCGACCTTCTCCCGACGATCGGTCACAGCCCGGTCGAGCTAAGGATCCCGCACCCTCATGAGCACCTCTCGCACGCGCGCCACCCGGGTCGCGCTGTCGGCCGCCGCCGGAGTCGCCTCCGTCGCCCTCCTCGCCGGTTGCACCGGTTCGTCCGCCCCGTCGAGCTCCTCCGGTGACTCCGATGACTTCGAGGGCGTCGAGCTGACGTCGTGGAGCAGCATCGACTTCGACCCGTACCAGACGCTGCAGAAGGAGTACTTCGAGAAGTGCGCCGCCGACCTCGGCATCACGATCGACGCCCAAACCCTCTCGGGCGACTACACGACCAGCCTGCTGCAGGCGGCGAGCTCGAAGTCGCTGCCCGACATCGCGCTCGTCAACACCGACACCCAGCTGCCGACGCTCGCAGCGCAAGGCGTGCTCTCCGACCTCGACACCCTCGGCCTCACGACCGAGGGTCTCGCCGAGCCGGTCGCCGCCCTCGGCGAATACGAGGACACGCTCTACGGTCTGCCCACGCAGGTCGAGGACTACTCGGTGTTCTACAACAAGGCGTACTTCGAGGAGGCGGGCATCACCGAGCTGCCCACCACCTTCGACGAACTCATCGCCGCCGCCAAGGCGACCACCACCGCCGACCACTACGGCATCGCGCTGCCCGGCATCGCGGGCGACGGCTCGACGTCGTCGTACTTCCTGCCGTTCCTGCTGAGCGCGGGCGGCGACCCGGCCGACCTCACCAGCGACGGCGCGGTCGCGGCGGTCGACCTCTACAAGACCCTCGTCGACGACGGCAGCCTCTCGAAGGAGTTCGTGAACTGGGGCTGGGACGGCATCGACCAGTGGAAGTCCGGCAAGGCCGCGATCACGGTCTCGGGCCCCTGGAACCTCGTCGACACGAGCCTCGACTTCGAGTACGGCACGTTCTCGGTGCCGGCCGCGACCAGCGCCGACGAGAGCAGCGTCGGACTCCTCGGCTACGCCTACACCGTGCCGGTGCAGGGCGACGAGAAGCGCGAGAAGGCGGCGGCCGCTCTGATCGAGTGCCGCGCCTCGGAGGAGAACCAGGTCGACACCGCGGTGCAGGGCGGGTACGTCCCGGCGCTGACGTCGGCCCAGGAAGCCTTCGTCGCCGAGGTCCCGGCCGCCGAGGCCTTCGTCACCCCCGTCGCGAACGCCTTCAACCCGGCGACGCTCGGAACCGAGTGGAGCGCCCTGCAGGCGAAGTACGTCGACGCGCTGCAGAACGCGACCGTCAACGGCGTGAGCGCCGAGGAAGCGCTGAGCAAGGCCGACCAGGGTTGATGACAGCCGCTGCCACAGCGCCGAAGCGGCCGGGGACTCGTGTCTTCGGCCGCTTCGGCCTGACCCTGGTGCGGCGACGGAACCTCGAGCTGTGGGCCTTCCTCGTGCCCGCGATCCTGTTCTTCGCCGCGTTCTTCCTGTTCCCCCTCGGGTACGGCGTGTTCATGAGCACGACCGACTTCACGACCGGCACCTTCATCACCGGCGAGGCGCCGTTCGTCGGGTTCCAGAACTTCATCGACATCTTCCGCGCGGATGCCACCGGTATCGCGATCGTGAACACCCTCACCATCACGGTCGTCGCCGTGATCTCCGAACTCGTGATCGGCCTCGCGCTCGCGCTGCTGTTCACGCGGCGCTTCCCGGGCAGCCGCTGGTTGCCCGCTCTCATCCTCATCCCCTGGCTGCTGCCGGCCGTCGTCGTCGCGACGATCTGGAAGTCGCTGCTCGCGGGAGACGGGGCGATCAACGACATCCTCGGATTCCTCGGCCTGCCCGGCAACGCCTGGCTCGCCGATCCCGCCACCGCCCTCGCCGCCGTGATCATCGTGACCGTGTGGGCGAGCCTGCCGTACTGGTCGACGATCCTCGCCGCGGCCCTCAAGCAGGTGCCGGTCGAGCACCTCGAAGCGGCATCCCTCGACGGGGCCGGGGCGTTCAAGCGCCTGTGGCACATCATCATCCCCAGCATCTGGCCCGTGATCTCGGTGCTCGTCGTCATGAGCGTCGTCTTCAACCTGCTGATCGTCGACCTCGTGCTCGCGCTCACCCAGGGCGGCCCCGCCAACAGCACCATGACCCTCGGCGTGCTCTCGTACCGTTCGGCGTTCAGCCTGTTCGAGTTCGGGCACGCGGGCGCCTACGGCATGCTGCTGCTCGTCATCAGCCTCGGCTTCGCCGCCGTCTACACGTGGCTGTCCGCCCGACAGGAGCGTGCCGAGCGATGAGCACCCGCACTCCCCGCCGCAGCCGCGGCTGGTTCTGGACCGTGCTCACGGTCTCGATCCTCATCGTCTACCTGTTCCCCATCTACTGGATGATCTCGGCATCCCTCCAGCCCGATGCCAACTCCACCGACACCGCGTGGTTCCCGACCGCCCCGGCCCTCGACGGGTACGTGACGGCGTTCGAGGACGGCGGCCTCGACGGCCTGCGCGTCAGCCTGATCACCGCGATCGGATCGGTGCTGCTGACCCTCGTCGTCGCGGTGCCCGCCGCCTACTCGCTCAGCCGGCTGCGGTCGCGGGCGGTGAGCCTGGGACTCGTCATCCTGTTGCTCGCGCAGATGATCCCGAGCATCGTGCTCGCGAACTCCTTCTACGCGATGTTCAACACGTGGGGCGCGCTGAACAGCTACATCGGGCTGATCCTCGCGAATGCGACCGCCGGCATCCCGTTCGCGATCATCCTGCTGCGCTCGTTCATGCTGCGCCTCGACACCGAGGTCATCGAGGCCTCCACCCTCGACGGACTCGGACCGGTCGGATCGCTGTGGCGTGTGGTCGTGCCGCTGTCGCGCAACGCGATCATCACGGCCGGGGTGTTCACGTTCCTCTTCGCCTGGGGTGATCTGCTGTTCGGCCTCACCCTCGTCACGAAGACCGACATGTATCCCGTGACCGTGTTCATCTACGCGCTCGCGAACTCGAACATGAACACGTGGGCGGCGACGATGGGGGCATCCCTCATCGCCAGCCTCCCAGCGCTCGTGCTTGTTCTCGCCGCTCAGCGGTACGTGAAGGAGGGCGTCATCGCCGGCAGCGGGCGGTAGCGCTTCGGCGGCACGTGGCACTAACTCAGGAAGAATGCCCCCGAATCCGCGGAATCGGGGGCGTTCTGGCGACTTCGAGGCGTTTTGTCCTGAGTTAGGTACGGAGTTCCCGGTGCACAACTCCGGAAGAAAGCCCCCGGAGCGCTGGTTCCGGGGGCTTTCGCAGGCTCGAGGGCCCGATTCTCAGGAGTTATGAACGCGCGAGGCGTCAGACTCCGACCGGCGCGGTATCGCGGGCGAGCAGTCCGCCGAGGAAACTCGCGATCGTGCGCGGGCCCGAGACGGCCGCGGTGGCCTCGACGTCGGGGTTGTAGTTCGTGTTGGTATTCACGTCGTAGGTGACGAAGCGGCCGTCGACGGTCTCGATGAACTCGATGCCCGCGACCGTGATGCCGGCGTCCTTCAAGAATGCGAGGTACTGCTGCACGAGCGGATGCTGCGCCGTGATCTCCTCGCGGATGCGGAACAGCGGCTCGGGCTCGACGCCGTCGGCGCCGGGCAGCGCGCACGCCTCGGCCGGGCACAGCTCGAAGCTGCCCGCGCTGGTGTCGACGCGCACGGCGTAGACGAACTCCCCACCGGCGAACTCGACCCGGGTGACGAACGGGGCGGTGGCGAAGAGGTTCTCCTGCAGCAGCGTGATGCCGTCGGGCGAGGCCTCGAAGTCGGGGCCGTCGACCCAGGCGTCGAATTCGTCGTGGCTGTCGTGGCGGCGCACGCCGAGACCCTTGCCGCCCTGGTTGTGCTTGCTGATGAAGGGGGCGGTGAACTCGCGGGCGCGCTCCTTGAGCGCGGCGGTGCCGAAGACGGCGATGGTGCGCGGCACCTCGATGCCGGCACGCTGCAGTGCGGCGTGCTGGGCGGCCTTGCTGACCTCGAGCTCGAGCACGGGGCTGCCGTTCACGACGGTGCGACCGGATGCTTCGAGCCACCGCAGCACGGCACGGCCGAACTCCTTCGAGTCGCCGTGGTCGCGCGTGTGCGCCGAGGCGCTCAGCCGCGACCAGAACACACCGGCGGGCGGTTCGGCGTTCAGGTCGATCGACCCGTCGGTGAGCAGCCATTCCTGCGCGGGCACGCCTTCGGCCTCGAAGGCCGCGGCGAACGGCGGGAACCATTCGGCGTTCTCGTGGATCACGTACACGCGGGGCTCTGCAGTCATACCCTCACGCTAAATCACCCCGAAGCCCCGAGGGCCGGTCGTCGTGATGCAGCGTAATGCGCGCTACCCCTCGCCGCCGAGCTGCCCCGTCAGTCGCCCGTGGAACGCACCGCTCGCCTCGTTCAGCCCGACGAGTTCGACGGACGTGCCGTGCCGGGCGTACTTCGTCTCGATCGCGTCGAGCGCGGCGACGGTCGAGGCATCCCACACGTGCGATCGAGACAGGTCGATGACCACCCGTGCGGGGTCGGCGGCGTACTCGAACATCGTCGTGAGGTCGTTGCTCGACGCGAAGAACAGGGCTCCGTCGACCACGTAGGTCGCGACCTCGCCGTCGTCCGAGACGGTGCGGGTGACCGAGACGACGTGCGCCACCCGGCGCACGAACAGGACGGATGCCGTGATCACTCCCGCCACGACCCCGACCGCGAGGTTGTGGGTGAGCACAACGGCGACGACGGTGACGATCATGACGAACGTCTCGCTCTTCGGCATCCGCTTGAGGGTCGACGGACGGACGCTGTGCCAGTCGAACGCACTGATCGAGATCATGATCATGACGGCGACGAGTGCGGCCATCGGGATCGTCGAGACGAAGTCGCCGAACACGACCACGAGCAGGAAGAGGAAGACGCCGGCGAAGAACGTCGAGATGCGGGTGCGGGCGCCGGAGCGCACGTTGATCATGGTCTGGCCGATGACGGCGCATCCGCCCATGCCACCGAAGATGCCCGACAGCATGTTCGCCGCGCCCTGCGCCCACGCCTCGCGGGTCTTGCGGGAGTGGGTGTCGGTGATCTCGTCGACGAGCTTCGCGGTCATCAGCGACTCCATGAGCCCGACGAGTGCGACGCCGAGCGCGTACGGCGCGATGATCGTGAACGTCTCCCACGTGAACGGCACGTTCGGGATGAAGAGTTCGGGCAGGCTGCGCGGCAGGGCGCCCTGGTCGCCCACGGTGGGCACGTTGATCGCGAACACCAGCACGACGGCGGTCACGATGACGACCGACACGAGGGGCGCCGGCACCAGCTTGGTGATCTTGGGCATGAAGATCATGACGAGGATGCCGAGCGCGACGAGCGGATACACCAACCACGGCACCCCGATGAGCTGCGGCACCTGGGCGCTGAACACGAAGATCGCGAGCGCGTTCACGAACCCGGTCATGACGCTGCGGGGGATGAAGCGCATGAGCTTCGCGACGCCGAGCACGGCCATCAGCACCTGGAAGACACCGGCGAGGATGACGGTGGCGATGAAGTAGTCCATGCCGTACGTCGGGGCGACGGGCGCGATCACCAGGGCGACGGCGCCGGTCGCGGCGGTGATCATGGCGGGGCGTCCGCCGAGGAACGAGATCGCGATCGCCATGATGAACGACGAGAACAGACCGACGGCCGGGTCGACGCCGGCGATCACCGAGAACGAGATCGCCTCGGGGATCAGCGCGAGACCGACGACGAGGCCGGCGAGCACCTCGCGCGTCAGCAAACGGGGGCTCTTCAGCGCGGTGAGCACGGAGGGATTCGCGCGATAGCGCGCGCGGTCGTCGACGGAGGTCACGGATGCTCCAGAGGGGGGTGATGGGCCCGATGGGGCCGATCCACTCTATGCCTCGGGGAGAGGCATTCAGATTGCGTCGAGATCGAGGTGCGCCTCCACTGTGCTGATGGTCTTCCCCATCGCGCGTGCGTAGTGGATTTCACGACGAGTCGCTTCTCCGATGTAGCCGCCCTCGCTCACAATGCGAACGTCGTCGGCGAGGTCAATCCGCCTCAGGTGCAGCTCACCAAGAGCAGTGCGCATAGTCATCGTAATTTCGCCGCTCACTGCTTCTGGAGCGAGCACGATTATGCCGAGTGCGGTCAGTCGTCTCCGCTCGGAGTCAAACAGGTCGGGAAAGCGCAGCGAACCGCAAAGGCACACCACCCTCGGGCTCTCGATCCCCTTGCGCCTCATACGTTCAGTCTGCCCCAGAGCCACATCGGGACGGATATCCTTCCGACGCCCTAAACGACGTGGGGCCGCCCGCTCACTGCTCTCAGCGCCGATAGATTCAGTTCGTGACTTCTCCGAACACCACACCACCGCCGGGTGGCATGTCAATGCACGCGGACAACAGCAGTGGTGGGACGGAACCTCATGGGGACCGATCGCTCCGCAGCATTCGGCGCCGACACCGATCAAGACCCGAACTGCCGCGAACCTGTTGTGGCTATTTCTCGGCGGATTCGGGGCTCACCGCTTTTACCTCCGCAGGTTCAGCACCGCGTGGATGTTCCCGGTGATGGCGATCACGCAAGCGATCTTCCTCGCCAGCGGGCACCCCACGTCACGCAACATCGGACTCTGCATCCTGGTCGTGCTCGTGGGGTGGCTTTTCGTCGATCTTTTCCGCATCCCCATCCTTGTCGACAACGCCAACGGAGTCGCGCGTCCTCTTTACTGATCGCCCCACCCCTGGGGTATGCCGTCGCCAGGATTCGTCAACGCTAGATCAGAAGGCAACCAGGAGACGTAGGAACCCGAGGGGCCCTGCGGCAAGAACGACGACCAGCACGAACAGGCCACTGATCACGAGGGCGGCGAGAGCGACCCCGCGCGGCCGCGATCTCCGGACGGTCGCGATGACGCTCAGGATGAGGGCAATGACACCGACGCGCATGAGCATCAGAGCACCTACGGGGTCCAGCCATCCGTAGGGCATAAGTGACGGCAAGGACAGCAACGACAGGATCAGTGCGCTCCAGGCGAGCGCGCCCAGCGGCTTCGCCGGCCTTGCAAACTCGTCGGCTGTGTTGATCCCGCCGACCTTGACGTCACGCATCAGGCCCCCTTCAGCGGACCGCGGTCGACAGCATCAGGAACAGCGCCCCAGGCCCCCGAAGAAGACGGCGAACGTGATCGTCGATACGAGGGTCAGCCACAGCCAGCCGAGCCGCCGCTCTGCGCGCCTCTGCAGAGACATCATGTTCGGGTGCGGTCATGCCCGTTCCTCTCCCCCTGAAGCTCCGAACCTAGCAGTGCCCCGACACGAACCCTCAGCGCCCTCGAAGATGGGGAGGGACCTTGCGCTGAAGAAGGTCGACCAACTGCGGGTCCATGAAGTCGAAGTCATCGGGGATGCCGAGCACGACGATCCGCACATCTCGCAGGTGTGGCATGAACCGTCTGCTGATCTCGCTCTTGTGCCGTTTCTCCATCACCAGCACGAGGTCTGCCCAGTCGAGGTCGTCGGGAGTGAGGCGTTCTTCGGCGTCGGGCTTGAGGCCTGCGGAGGCGACGCGGATGCCCGGCCAGTCACGGAAGACGTTCTCGGCCGTCGGACTGCGGAGCCGATTCCGGCTGCACACGAAGAGCACGTTCACTCCGCCAGGTTACGGCTCCGTCGGTGGTGGCCCCAGGAGGGCCTGTCCAAGCGGCGAGGGAACCGCGATGATGGCGGCATGACGACAGATCCCGAGATGATCGACGTGACAGTGCCTCCCAGCGGTACGGGGTGCGTGGAATGCGATGAGACCGGCTCGTGGTGGGTTCACCTGCGACGGTGCGCCGCATGCGGACACATCGGATGCTGCGACGACTCCCCGAACACGCACGCGACGAAGCACTGGCACGAGACCGGCCACTCCGTGATGCAGAGTTTCGAACCCGGGGAGGACTGGTTCTGGGACTTCCGAAACGAGACCGCTTTCGATGGCCCGTCGCTCGCCGCACCGACGAGCCATCCCGAATCACAGGCCGTTCCCGGTCCGAGCGACCGTCTTCCCGCCGACTGGATGGAGATTCTCAACGGCGGTGGACGCTGAGGGGCTCGCTCTGAGATGCCGGCCGGGTCAAGCGAGAGCGAAGGGGTAGCGATCGGCGAGTCCGGGGGATATCCGTTCGAGGGCGTGCCGGATGACGCGATCGGACGAGCGATCGCTCGATTCGAGAACGTTCGCCATCTCGAGCCACTGCGGCAGACTCTCCACGACGAAGGCGAAGCGAGCAGCCGACCGCTGACCCTGCTCATGATCGAAGAAGTAGACCTGAGAGTCGGTGTGGAGCAGCCAGTGGTCTCCTTGGCCGCTCTCTCCGAAAATCCACCAGGCATCGGGCCGTTCGCCCCTCAGCCAGTAGTCGGCGTCGTCGAACTCGAGGTTCTCCCGCCGGGCTCTCGCCTCGCCGAAGAAGATCAAGTCCGGCTCGAGCTCTCCTTCCGACGACGAAAGCGCGTCGAGATACGCCGACGGGAGCCAGTCCGGAAGACCCGATGAGTTCGGACGCGTTCTCCGACGTGCTGCGGGATCCGAGGAGGAAGGGGGCATCATCCGCGACCAACGGGTAGCCAGGCCCTCGGATTCATCCTCCGATCATAGGGTCAGCTCGCGGCCCCTATTTCATCCGCCCGAACGTCGCATCGATGTCGGCCATCTCCATCGCCGCGGTCGCCTCGATGAGCTTGCGCAGCTCGTCGTCGGCGCCCGGTGAGAACTCCTCGGGGCGCTCCGGCGAGATGGTCATCGGGAAGCCCTCGGGCGCCTGCTCGCTCGCGTCGAGCTCGGTGCCATCGTTCGACGACGATGCGCCCTGGAAGATCTTGCCCGCCTCGGACTGCGCCGTGAGGTCGAACGAGTAGTTCTTGCTCTGCAGACCGAGGTCGAGGAGCTTCTTC
It encodes:
- a CDS encoding ATP-grasp domain-containing protein; its protein translation is MTAEPRVYVIHENAEWFPPFAAAFEAEGVPAQEWLLTDGSIDLNAEPPAGVFWSRLSASAHTRDHGDSKEFGRAVLRWLEASGRTVVNGSPVLELEVSKAAQHAALQRAGIEVPRTIAVFGTAALKERAREFTAPFISKHNQGGKGLGVRRHDSHDEFDAWVDGPDFEASPDGITLLQENLFATAPFVTRVEFAGGEFVYAVRVDTSAGSFELCPAEACALPGADGVEPEPLFRIREEITAQHPLVQQYLAFLKDAGITVAGIEFIETVDGRFVTYDVNTNTNYNPDVEATAAVSGPRTIASFLGGLLARDTAPVGV
- a CDS encoding SulP family inorganic anion transporter, giving the protein MTSVDDRARYRANPSVLTALKSPRLLTREVLAGLVVGLALIPEAISFSVIAGVDPAVGLFSSFIMAIAISFLGGRPAMITAATGAVALVIAPVAPTYGMDYFIATVILAGVFQVLMAVLGVAKLMRFIPRSVMTGFVNALAIFVFSAQVPQLIGVPWLVYPLVALGILVMIFMPKITKLVPAPLVSVVIVTAVVLVFAINVPTVGDQGALPRSLPELFIPNVPFTWETFTIIAPYALGVALVGLMESLMTAKLVDEITDTHSRKTREAWAQGAANMLSGIFGGMGGCAVIGQTMINVRSGARTRISTFFAGVFLFLLVVVFGDFVSTIPMAALVAVMIMISISAFDWHSVRPSTLKRMPKSETFVMIVTVVAVVLTHNLAVGVVAGVITASVLFVRRVAHVVSVTRTVSDDGEVATYVVDGALFFASSNDLTTMFEYAADPARVVIDLSRSHVWDASTVAALDAIETKYARHGTSVELVGLNEASGAFHGRLTGQLGGEG
- a CDS encoding low molecular weight protein tyrosine phosphatase family protein, translated to MNVLFVCSRNRLRSPTAENVFRDWPGIRVASAGLKPDAEERLTPDDLDWADLVLVMEKRHKSEISRRFMPHLRDVRIVVLGIPDDFDFMDPQLVDLLQRKVPPHLRGR
- a CDS encoding UBP-type zinc finger domain-containing protein, with the translated sequence MTTDPEMIDVTVPPSGTGCVECDETGSWWVHLRRCAACGHIGCCDDSPNTHATKHWHETGHSVMQSFEPGEDWFWDFRNETAFDGPSLAAPTSHPESQAVPGPSDRLPADWMEILNGGGR